CCGCTGCTTTTGTTGGACCAGGTGATTGCCACTCCCCATCTGGGTGCATCCACCAAAGAAGCCCAGACCAATGTTGCCGTGGCGGCTGCCAACCAGATTATTGCTTATTTGTTAAACGACACCGTGATCAATGCGGTGAATGTACCGTCGGTGACCGGAGATGTTTTAAAGCAGCTTCAACCCTTTCTCTACCTGGTGGAGAAAATGGGCAAAATGCAGGCTCAGATCAGCAAAGGCGGCGTCCGCGAAGTACAGATCGAATACATTGGTAAATTCCCGGATCTTGACCTGAAACCCCTGACCATTAATGGAATCAAGGGTCTTCTCAATGAATATGTCAGGGACGAAGTCAATTCGGTTAATGCCATTTCCCTGGCCAATGAAATGGGAATAAAAATCAGCGAATCCACCTCCAAAGAAGCCGGTAACTTTTTGAATCTGATCCGGGTGACCATTGTCACGGATGACCGGACCAATGTTCTGGAAGGAACTATTTTTGGAAAAGATGACGCCCGGATTGTAAGAATTAACAAATTCCGTTTAGAGGTTATTCCCGAGGGTCACCTGTCTATCATTCATAATGTGGACAAACCCGGTTCCATCGGCTCTATCGGCATGAAACTAGGCGAGTACAAGATCAATATTGCCAGAATGATGGTGGGCCGTGAGGATGACGGGGATAGAAATATCATATTCCTGAGAACCGAGACCCCGGTGCCGTCTGATGTGGTAAAAGAGATCGAAGACCTTGAGCTTGTGGTCAGCATGACCACTTTTGAGCTTTAGTTATCTAAGGTATAGTGTAACGTGCTATCGCTATCTGGATCGAAAACAATGAATATTTCAATCCAGATAGCGATGCTGAAATTTTATGCAAGATTATACCCATCTGCACCGGGTTAATAATAACGGTTTTTCTTCAGAGGTCCGCATGGATAAAAAAAGAAGTTTTGACGAATTTGCAGACGCATATGATGCGTGGTTTTTTGACAATATGAATCTGTTAAATTCAGAGGTGAATCTGGTTGCTTATTTTATGAAAGATGCGGGGGATTGTTTTTCTGTAGGGTGCGGAAGCGGCCTTTTTGAATCAATCCTGAAAAGAGATTTTAACATTTCCATTCAGTACGGCCTTGAACCATCAGACGGGATGGCTGAGATTGCCCGTAAACGCGGGATACGTGTTGATGTAACCACAGCGGAAGATGCCGATCTGGGCGAAGAACAATACGATACGATCCTATTCAACGGCACGCCAAGCTATATCAATGACCTGCAGTCTGTGTTTCATAAAGCCTATACTGCGTTGAGAAAAAAAGGTAAAATTGTGGTGATTGATGTGCCTAAGGAAAGTTCATACGCAACCATGTATAACTTGGCAAAAAGTCTTGAAACATGGGAACATCCACTGTTGGAAGGCGTTCACCCAAGGGATCCGTATCCCATTGAGTTTGTAAAGGTTGCCAACTGGCGTACAACTGCTGAGAAAGTCGAGATGCTTAAAACAGCAGGGTTTCAAGACTTTGATTATGCACAAACGCTCACGAAACATCCGCTATACTCAAACAATATGGAAGAACAACCCATTCCTGGGTTTGACTGCGGTGATTATGTTGCCATTTGTGCCTTTAAAAAATAAAAATAGAGGCATCCGGGGGGATGAAAAATATGAAAGCAGCAGGAAAACATACGCAAAAGATGTGGGATGCGGTTGCTTCTATCTATGAGGATACAATCACTCATCCCTTCGTTGTGCGACTGGCGAAAGGCACGTTAGATAAAAAAAGTTTTGCACATTTCCTGTCGCAGGATATCCTTTATCTCAAAGATGATAATCTGGCGTTGGACCTGTTAGCCGAAAAAGCGCCTAACGAATCTGAAAAGCAATTCTTTCAATTGTTAGCCAAAGATGGGCTGGACATTGAAAAAGCCCTTCACAATGAGTTCCTGAAATATTTTGATATTGAGGAAGCTGAAAAAAAGTCTCCGGCAATTGAGAAATACACTTCCTTTCTGCTCAACCATAGTGAAAATTCCGTATTTTCGCTTGCTGCTGCGGCACTTTTACCTTGTTTTTGGGTGTATGGCAGCGTTGGTAATCATATCTTGTCCATTGCGGAAGCTGACAACGAATACCAGATGTGGATCGACACCTATCACAGTGACGCGTACGCGCAATACACGCTAAGATTTATTGATATTGTAGAACGGATAGCATCAGA
This window of the uncultured Desulfobacter sp. genome carries:
- a CDS encoding TenA family protein, whose amino-acid sequence is MKAAGKHTQKMWDAVASIYEDTITHPFVVRLAKGTLDKKSFAHFLSQDILYLKDDNLALDLLAEKAPNESEKQFFQLLAKDGLDIEKALHNEFLKYFDIEEAEKKSPAIEKYTSFLLNHSENSVFSLAAAALLPCFWVYGSVGNHILSIAEADNEYQMWIDTYHSDAYAQYTLRFIDIVERIASEADEDLYQEMLNAFTLSTQYELDFFEEAIKNNCR
- a CDS encoding methyltransferase domain-containing protein, with translation MDKKRSFDEFADAYDAWFFDNMNLLNSEVNLVAYFMKDAGDCFSVGCGSGLFESILKRDFNISIQYGLEPSDGMAEIARKRGIRVDVTTAEDADLGEEQYDTILFNGTPSYINDLQSVFHKAYTALRKKGKIVVIDVPKESSYATMYNLAKSLETWEHPLLEGVHPRDPYPIEFVKVANWRTTAEKVEMLKTAGFQDFDYAQTLTKHPLYSNNMEEQPIPGFDCGDYVAICAFKK